In Mastacembelus armatus chromosome 22, fMasArm1.2, whole genome shotgun sequence, a genomic segment contains:
- the LOC113131389 gene encoding RING finger protein 145 yields MPRLEELANVALRVPSILVLDLLYKCDIEGLTEHLKAKNEDMLFKYKYVIWNMYYLCHLINMVVLVLPLRHIVTLYLHILAALLLYMGHQISKDYVREELHYGYEGAVYLDSLAFNRFVSAMTSQIILSTLCAFLMKTRKVWLFSAHMLPLLARLCAAPHTTLLTVNTFSMGLTGAGITLFLLSNLFVPYRLARAAYSELLQLEVIELYRLLAVGISLWNQFAVPVLFSVFWFVLFIVQLCSDIMSGNAASAVHQGIMFFLLTSVSECCATPYSLLGLTFVVSYLALGLLNLCKFYLGGYAAVQNENVMHRGVTEGVTLLLLALQTGLLDMQALQRTFLLSIILFIVVTSTLQSMIEITDPIILALGASRNRSLWKHFRGLSMCLLLLVFPVFMAYKISQFFHMDFWLLILVSSCMLTSLQVIGTMLIYSLFMVELFRSDPIESLDEVIYWVNAVSRVLEFVVALCVVAYGTWESLFGEWSWMGASVIIIHSYFNVWLRAQSGWRSFLLRQEAAKKINSLPRATVEQLQQHNDVCSICFQEMNSAVITYCGHFFHGNCLRKWLYVQETCPMCHQTVRPSVPSQSQTSSDTPVAPPHRDMGPESAPQEGDLNMDSGMPRVTQQNDASSDPSEQQEDRKSFGDGDCGTEEKDQMGEPLRNTPQGLCFSSRGDFVGFVGPASSCSSGGLSSSHVLLSKTANMHNQDEENGKDSSLPLIPGAVYKNMMEGLSNSEGAGLENSITRLQQNDSGKHNSCDGTTESWNSLDSPESQNADKNQQACGLHLAESQPFVKSCHENSELFNCTDNPQSHKSNGTCSDLDLSKFREGEPVPQMPPLSSTDGTFSCTSTDNRD; encoded by the exons ATGCCTCGTTTGGAAGAGTTGGCCAACGTTGCCCTCAGGGTGCCAAGCATACTGGTGCTAGACCTGCTCTATAAATGTGACATTGAAGGCTTGACAGAGCATCTGAAGGCCAAAAATGAAGACATGCTCTTCAAATACAAATATGTCATCTGGAACATGTACTACCTTT GTCACCTTATAAATATGGTGGTGTTGGTTCTGCCGTTGAGACACATTGTGACGCTCTACCTCCATATCCTTGCTGCCCTTCTCCTGTATATGGGGCATCAGATTTCCAA GGATTATGTTCGTGAGGAGCTGCATTATGGTTACGAAGGAGCCGTGTATCTAGATTCTCTGGCCTTTAACAGATTTGTCTCTGCAATGACTA GTCAGATTATCCTCAGCACACTCTGTGCCTTCCTGATGAAGACGAGAAAagtgtggttgttttctgcTCACATGCTCCCTCTGCTGGCTCGACTCTGTGCTGCTCCTCACACCACCCTTCTTACTGTTAACACATTCTCCATGGGACTGACCGGAGCAGGGATCACCTTGTTCCTCCTCTCAAATCTCTTTGTGCCATATCGCCTTGCAAGGGCTGCCTATTCAGAGCTACTTCAACTGGAG GTGATCGAGCTGTACAGACTTCTGGCTGTGGGAATCTCTCTGTGGAACCAGTTTGCTGTCCCTGTGCTCTTCAGTGTCTTCTGGTTTGTTCTGTTCATTGTCCAGCTGTGCTCAGACATCATGTCAGGCAACGCTGCCTCTGCAGTCCATCAGGGAATCATGTTCTTCCTGCTCACAAG TGTCTCTGAATGTTGTGCCACACCATATTCTCTTCTGGGTCTGACCTTTGTTGTTTCCTACCTGGCTCTTGGACTGCTCAACCTATGCAAGTTCTACCTGGGAGGTTATGCGGCTGTTCAGAATGAGAATGTCATGCACAG AGGAGTGACTGAGGGCGTGACTCTGCTCCTGCTTGCTCTTCAGACGGGTCTGTTAGATATGCAGGCACTGCAGCGCACCTTCCTCCTCAGCATCATCCTCTTCATTGTGGTGACTTCAACCCTGCAATCCATGATAGAAATAACAGATCCAATTATTCTAGCCCTGGGTGCATCACGCAACAG GAGTTTGTGGAAACACTTCCGCGGCCTCAgcatgtgtctgctgctgctggttttccCAGTGTTTATGGCTTATAAAATCTCCCAGTTCTTTCATATGGACTTCTGGCTCCTTATACTGGTTTCTAGCTGCATGCTGACTTCACTCCAG GTTATAGGAACTATGCTGATCTACTCGCTCTTCATGGTGGAGCTATTTCGCAGTGACCCTATCGAGAGCCTGGACGAAGTGATTTACTGGGTGAACGCCGTCAGCAGGGTGCTAGAGTTTGTGGTGGCGCTGTGTGTGGTCGCTTACGGAACCTGGGAGTCTCTGTTCGGGGAGTGGAGCTGGATGGGCGCGTCAGTGATTATCATCCACTCATACTTCAACGTGTGGCTCAGAGCTCAGTCTGGCTGGAGAAGCTTCCTACTCAGACAGGAAGCAGCTAAGAAGATCAACTCCCTCCCCAGAGCCACGGTcgagcagctgcagcaacacaACGACGTCTGCTCCATCTGTTTCCAG GAAATGAACTCTGCCGTGATCACATACTGTGGACATTTTTTTCATGGCAACTGCCTCCGAAAGTGGCTGTACGTGCAGGAGACCTGCCCCATGTGTCACCAAACAGTCCGGCCCTCTGTGCCGAGCCAGAGCCAGACTTCAAGTGACACTCCAGTAGCTCCGCCTCACAGAGACATGGGGCCAGAATCAGCTCCACAAGAGGGAGATCTGAACATGGACTCTGGCATGCCCCGGGTGACGCAGCAAAACGATGCGAGTTCTGATCCCAGTGAGCAGCAGGAGGACAGGAAAAGCTTTGGAGATGGAGATTGtggaacagaagaaaaagaccaGATGGGTGAACCTCTCAGAAACACACCTCAGGGTCTTTGTTTCAGCTCCAGGGGAGACTTTGTTGGATTTGTCGGCCCAGCGTCAAGCTGCTCTTCAGGTGGCCTTTCCAGTTCCCATGTGCTGCTGAGTAAAACGGCTAACATGCACAACCAAGATGAGGAGAATGGAAAGGATTCATCACTACCATTGATTCCTGGTGCTGTGTATAAGAACATGATGGAAGGCCTGTCCAACTCTGAAGGAGCAGGACTTGAAAACAGTATTACTAGACTGCAACAGAATGACAGTGGTAAACATAACAGCTGTGATGGGACAACTGAATCATGGAACAGCCTTGATTCACCAGAATCACAGAatgctgataaaaatcaacagGCATGTGGGTTGCACCTTGCAGAGAGTCAACCTTTTGTCAAATCATGCCATGAGAATTCTGAACTTTTCAACTGCACTGACAATCCTCAGAGTCATAAAAGTAACGGCACATGTTCAGATTTGGACCTATCCAAGTTCAGAGAGGGCGAACCTGTACCACAGATGCCCCCACTCTCCTCTACAGACGGCACCTTCTCTTGCACAAGCACAGACAACCGTGACTGA